The DNA window TGCTATTAATACTTGCATTAAGATTATGAACGTGATTGTGGTTGCTCCCTGGTACCCTCTGTTGTTCTTAGGGCTGCTGCTCACCAGATGTGGCTCTGACCCATGCGTTTCCCATAGTCTTTTTGAGAGAGGAGCACAAACATCTACCTTAAACACAAAGGGAAAAGGAGGCAGGCTGCTAAGACAACCATCCTAGTagaatttcatctttaaaaattgaggcaaggatggctcagaggttaagagcactggctgttcttccaggggtcctgagttccattcccagcaaccacatagtggctcacaaccatctctgatgagatctggtgtcctcttctggcatctaagcatatatgcagacagaatacggtgtacatataaatagataaagatttatttttaaaaaaatgaggcaaGAACGTTGAAAAACTAGTACAGGATTCAGCAAAAATACAGGCTGTGGACCATATCCAGTCACTGGCAGCTTTTGCAAGTAAAGTTTTGCTGGAATACAAGCTGAGCCAGTTTGTTTGCAGAATGTCTCCTTCCTGTGGCTGCTATCGTGCTGTGAGTACAAGTTGAGTGGTTCAGAGACACTGGCCTGTGAGACTGGAAACATTTACTGGTAGTTTAAAGAACACTTTTGCTGGGTACTGAACAAGCACTTGTGGGCTTACTGCTGGCATCTAGGGATTGTTAGTGTTTGCAATATTTGGCTTTTTAACCTTTCCATAGATCTGCATATTTTATAGTTTGGCTGAAAATAAGTTTTGGGGTTTATAGTAGATGACTTTTTACCACCAAAATGAGATTTGGGGCCTCCTTTGTTCTTTCATTGCTCCCAAAGCTACTGTGGCGACACTGAATGGAAAGTTTGGTGTGTACATTTTTtgctgtggtttgttttcttgtgtttttgaggTAAGATGCTGcgttgtagtccaggctgatctcgaacacATGGTGTTCCTACCatagcctcccgagtgctggagatACAGGCTTGTACTGCTGTGCTCAGACAGTTTTCATCATAGCATTTTTCAGATCCTCAGCATAGTCTGTGAGCCCAGAGACCTCCTTTAAGTCCCCTGAGGTGACAACCATACTTGTTCAGGATCACGGTAATTTGAAGACCAGTTGTGTGGAGCCTGAAAAGAGAGCAGACtcctctgttctctttttccttccaggAAGAGTGTTCCCCTGGGGTAATGAAGGGTTTGTAATCCCTCAAGCATTGCCTTCTTCAAACgttatcttttctgtttggggACAGCTCTGGACCTGGGTAGACAAAAGCACCCTgtgaaggaagaaacagacagGGACGCTGCTGTCATGTTCAGCTCTCAGGGCTAGTCTAGGCAAAAAACGTTTCCTTTTCTGAGCCTCACTTTCTGTGGAGTAGAGAGGCATGGTCACACATGTTCTTCCCTGGGGTGTTAGCCAGAGACAGTCATTTGTCAAGGCTGATGTAATAAATTACTACAAACAGGATGGGTTAAAACTATAAATGTATCTTCTAAAAGTTGTGCAGGCCAAAAATCTTGAATCAAGTCACTGGTTCCTCTGAGGTTCCAAGGGAAGTCTGTTTCATCTCTCTTAACTTCAGGGAGTTGTTGGCAATTCTTGGTGTTCTTCACCTTGTGAATATGCCACCCCAGCATCTTCCTACATCTTTATATGACCATGCcttcttctccatttctgttgctATATTATAAGGATATTCGTAGAGTCTAGGATCAACTCTGAATTGAGGATAGTTTCATCTTAAGATGAAACATAATACCAGCAAAGATGCTCCTTCACATTCACAAGTACAAGGGATTTGGGCTGGTTTGTGTCTCCCACATGGTGTGTGTTGGAAGAACAGAACTGCTTGCTTTTTCTGTGCTTTCACACCACAGTCAAGAGAGTTCCATGGTCCTAAATGGTGCATGATTTCCCTGCAAGCAAACAAGCGTTCAGTTCTTCGGCCAGTGTTTCTGTAACCTAGTTCAGTTGAGATGCTGTCTACTTGGAGAGTGTCATATCCCACAGTTGAGGTCTTATTCCTAAGACTATCTCCCAAACTTCAGATGCCAGTTGTAAGTCCCAGGTCTTTTTACCTGCGCTTTTTTATCAGCTGCCTGTAAATCAGGTTTCCCACATACCTTATTTGATAATTGACTGGATGAGGAAAACCTAGAAAGTTTTCATCATTCTTCCTGGCCTCTGCAATACTCCTTCTTGGGTATGGGACAGGACCCATTCTGAAATGGTATTTGTAGTTGACAATCAGGAAAAATCCTTTATTGCTACTGTAgtacaggaagacaggaaaatgagGCTTTCTGTGACTGGCCTTGGGTAAGAGACATTCTGACTGTTATGACCTATGTGAGGGTGAAGCTGCAAGCCaaaaacaataaggaaaaaaCACATGCTTACATGGAGACAGCAAATAAACCTTCATGTTGTGGGTCTTCCCCACTGAACTAGAGGTATTAGCACTGTTAATGcttgtcttggtttttgtttttggatttttagcatatatttatatacctaataatggtttcattatgacattctTCTACATCTACATGATGCACTTTGATCATACTGCTCTCTGTACTCTGACATTCCCTCTGAGCCCCTTCTTCCCATAGTCCTCCTTCTACATAAATCATCTTAATTAGGGTGGCTTATGGGAGCATCAGTAAGGTGTTGTTTTTGATGTGGTCTTGCTATATATAGTTcaagctggtctcaagctcaAGATCTTCCTGCCATAACTTTCTGCGTATTGGGGTCACAGGGGTGTATCACTGTGCCCAACTACTTCATTCTTAAGGTACTGTTATATTGTTAATTCTTGCAGTTCTGGGTTATTTATTGTGATTGGTTCACTTGCagctaaggctggcctggaacttggtaggtagtcaagaatgaccttgaacttctgatcctcctgctttcttCTGCTACTACCTTCGAAGTGTTCTCTGTAGTAATGTGAGGAGCAGAGGTAGGAATGGAGTTCAGCTTTAGACTAAATTTGGAAAGACCCGGGAAAGGTTCTGGCTTCCATTGCTACCATTGCTGttggtaaatatttttttcagaaacacaGAATTGCTTGGTTGTATTTTGCTGTTACTATTGATCATTAAGGATCTTCATGAATAGCAGTGGGTCAGTCTGGGGATTGGCCTAAGTGTTTCAGAGCTTTGGGACTCCTGTGGGTCCAAAATTATTAatgttctctcttcctttgcttGTCCTTTCATTAGCTTCGCCTCAATAGTATCAAGAAACTCTCCACCATCGCCTTGGCCCTTGGTGTTGAACGGACCAGAAGTGAGCTCCTGCCCTTCCTTACAGGTAAGAATTTCTGGGGCCCAGATGTGGTGAGGACAGTTGAATGGTTCTTATTAATGAGTGAAAAGTAGATTAATAAATTGAAAGTCTTCCCTATGCCACAGTGGCATGGGGCAGTATTCCAAAGAAGCCTAAGTGTGATCCTCTGAAAAAATGATATGGAACGATGGAGCAGCAGAACCTAGTTTAAATCACAGCTTCAACTGTTAGCATTGACTTTGGACaagtttcttagattttttttcatctctaAAATGAAGATAATCTTCGTACTGTATTGTTGATGTGGGCATTAAAGAGCATTAATCATTAATACTTATTACATAGTTGTTGCAGGCCAGCTGACCACTGGACTCTTGTGATTTTGAGTTAACTCTTAGCTCACGGAGTGCTTATGAGAGTGcctatgttcttaaatttacatCTCCATTGTCATTCACCTCAGTCTCATAGCAACACCTTAAAGCAAGGAATGCTACTGTTGCTGATTTGgacatgaagaaactgaggcacagaaagatgAAGTAACTCATTTCCCTGGAATTTTTCTGTCTGGAGGTGACCAAAGGGATTTTATATTTAGGCTTCATAGTGAGCAGTGTTAACTAATTGTGAAGAGTTGGGATCTGATGTCACATCTGCCTGGTCAGAGGGTTTGCGGGTAAGATAGGCATGATGCTGTAACCTAAATGAAGACTACGGCTCCTGCGAAGAGCCAGTGACTGGGCCAGGGATGTATTAAATGGGGCTCTCTTAGCTTTTGCCAAGTCTATTGTCTGCAAGTGCGCATCAAGTTCTCTGTACAATGGCTGGGCACAGTGTGGGCCACCATACTAAATCCCTGCTGTCGTTATTCTCATTTTTCCCCTCCTGTAGTCCCCTCTAATCAGAATTGGAACTAAAGGTTTTCAGTGCTCTCTTACTGACAGAGTGATTTATATTGGATCATTTCCTGTGGATGGCCTAGGAGTAGAAGGTCCAGCCTTTTGGCCCTCCCCTGTTTGACACATGGGTAGCTGTGGCCTATTGGGGTTTGGTGCCCTGTCACAGTGGCACGACTAATGACGAAGTGTGAAGTTGTGACTGTAAACACAGCGTGAAGAGTAGTTTTCTGCATCTGGCATGAGAAGATGGACCCAAGCCAGGGGTCTTCCTTTGGCAATCAGAGATACCCTAAGGTTTAGGATGCTGAGACAGAGGCTGCTCTTGGCAGCAAAATAACATGAAGAGCAGTTACATGAATAACGGTACAGGTGAGAAGCCAAAGATCCCTGGGTTTTGCAACAAGCTGCTGTGGCCTAACTCTGCCGAGATCCTGGGAATGCCCTCCACTTCTTGGGCTCTGCTCTTTAGTTGAAAGCTGTTCTATAAGAAGAGTTTAGTTGTATGTAGGTGATTGTGCGAGGAGGGAGCTGGGCAATTAATGAAAATAACCAATGTGTGTAACTAGTAAATAGAGGTGAGGTTGCAAAACCATCAGGATTAGGGGCACTGGAAGAACCACCTAGATTATAATGGGCTGCCTTAGCCGGCTTTCTGTATTATATGGAGCCTCTGAGGTTTAATCCTGTTGATGGGCAAGGTGCCATTGTGGTTAGCTGCTAGAGTACAAAGGGAGTGAGATTTGGGACCACTGTGTGGATATATAGAGGGTGTGTGAGGGGAGGCACAGAGGTAGACCCTGCTAGCAAGGTAATATCTGCGAACAGAGGCCCTGTAGTCAGATGGTCAGGGTTCAGTCCTGCCTTGCTGTTTCCCTTCCTCTGCAGTGTCAGGAATCACATAATGGGATCATGACAATTCACTAAGCTAGTAGGAAAATGCTACTCAGATGTATTATTTGACAATTGCATGTGGCATTTTAATAATCCAGATGGGAAGAACAGTGGGAGCCTGAGTGTGCTGGAGACCAAAGACTGAAAAGGAACTGTGATTCAGACAGATTTATTTTTGAGCTGTTGGCAATCTAAGTAATGTCAGATTTCTTCTGCTCTGGGCTCAGAAAGTGTTCAGAACAGGAAGCAGCAGACACATGTACAAGACACTGGTAGTGCTTCAGCGAGTACAAGCTAAAGGCCTGTAGGCTCATATCTAAAGAAATTCAGCTTTGCTTTTTGTGAGGGAAAATTACTGAACTATATTAGTTTACTAGGACAAAGGCCTCAGTCTGGTTTTTGCAGTTCTAGAATCTGGAACTGTGAGGTCGAGGTATCAATAGCATTGGCCTAGGTTTCTCCTGAGGCTCCTCTGCTTGCCTTCCTCATGGCAAATCCAAGGTGAAAGAATGTTAAAGTGCTGGTGAGCAGCCAGTGACTGCACATTGTGGGAGCAGCCAGCATTTCCCTCAGGAGAAGCACAGATCGTTTCCCTGTCGCTTGGCTGCTTATTCTTTTAACAGACAGATTTCCAGAGATGCTACTCTGACTctggcaggaactggagcacaCCAAAGCTAGTCTTGGCTGCAAGTGATCATGGCTTCTGATCTCATGCTTGgtaaaagtaaaagaaggggGGAGAATGAGTTCGGGCGGCAAAGGATCTGACATAGTCTAGCAGCTTCTTGGAAATTCTACAAGCAATCAACAGTGGCTAAACCGAgcccaaaaaggaagaaaagaatttccTGGCTGAAGACTTAGGAGTTCATGAAAGCGGTGCTGCGTGTTTAAACTAGACCCAACCAGAAATTCCATTGACTGTCCTGGGCTGTATACACGATTGTGTTTGTCCACATTGAGAGGGCGCCAAAACTGAGGCTTAGTAGTGGTGGCACTCTGCTACCACCCCCCACCTAGTACAGAAAAGGCAGTTGTGGGACCTGGGCTCATTCTGCTTGGCAGGTAGCAGATGAGGGGGAGTGGCAGGCAGGGAGATAGGGATGCTGAAAATGAGGAGGCACAgggctgtttgcttgtttgaagCTTGGGTCACTGGTTCAgcttgagtctttgatggacttgGTCCTTGTCCCACAGACACTATCTATGATGAAGATGAAGTCCTCTTGGCCTTGGCTGAACAACTGGGAACCTTCACCACTTTGGTGGGAGGACCTGAGTATGTGCACTGCCTGCTGGTGAGTGAAAGCTAGGAGGTTCCCTAAGCCTTTTCTCTACCTTGGGGTCAAAACTGTGGTTCTGCCTATGGGTAATGGGGACCAAGAAGGAGAGGGATTAGGGAGGCTGGAGATCATCCTAGAATAAATGGCCTTTTGGTGTCACTTATGTCAAGTCATTAGTGACATTTAATCTCCAGTTACCATTCATTCTGTATCCTTACCCTCACTAGGACCAGCGGGCAACCCACTTGTAGGGTTGTGGGTTTGGGGTCAGGCAGGTTTCTGCCACATACTGATAGGCCTTTTAAGAGTGCTAACCTTTCTAACTGCCCTGGTCAATTGGAGGTCCCCGAAGCCCACCCTGATAAATGACTTAGATTCCCTCACATAGCACTTGGCGTATAATAAGTACTCACAGTTAGATGCTGTGGTTTTCATGGTTGGGTAGGAAGGTATACCTGATACATGAATCAATATAGAGTACCAGGATGTTGAGCCATCCTGTCAGAGACTCCTAGCTAGTAAGTAGCAGAGCTGGATTTTCAAGATTGTTTGCTTGAGTGCACCAGGCCTTACCTTACCATACcatctgtctgtgtatctctttTGGATGACAGCTGAAAACACAGAGAGGATTTGATACTGTTGGGACCTGTTGTGTAGGGAAGGAGAGCCAAACGGTCTTTTAGATCTTGGCTTGTAGCTGATAGTAGCTTAGGCAAATTACATAGCCTGTGTGCTTCAGATTCCTGCTCTTTGATTAATGAGGACAGTATCAAAGACGGTTTCACAAGACTCAATAGAAAGGAGTGACAAATATGTCAGCAATACAGTGGCATGGTCTAAAACCTAGTACATGGGTGCTGGAGCCAGCGTCAGCAATGATTATTGTACATGGAGAGCTACACACACATGGGCCTCCTTGAGAACTGGTTCATGGACCCAATGAAGTTCCTTTAGGAGTTCTCATGGGACGCTTTTAATGAAGGATGGGGTGGAGAGATCAGAGGAGTCTCATTAGATCAGGCCATGAGGTAGGGTTCCATAGCTGTGACAATagagaaaacactgttttctaaCCTTGTGTTCTCATCACAGCCACCCCTTGAGTCACTGGCCACAGTGGAGGAGACAGTAGTACGAGACAAGGCGGTAGAATCCTTACGGGCCATCTCACATGAGCATTCACCTTCCGACCTAGAGGCTCATTTTGTGCCTCTGGTGAAGCGGCTGGCGGGTGGAGACTGGTTCACCTCCCGTACATCGGCCTGTGGCCTCTTCTCCGTCTGCTACCCCCGAGTATCCAGTGCTGTGAAGGCAGAACTTCGACAGTGAGTCCTTCCTCTCCATCGCCTTCCTTAGCGTTTCTCAAAGTCTCAGCCCTTTAGGTCTTCCCAGAACCTAATGTTGCTGAcctctccctgctccttcctcagtTCTCTTCAGGGAGGCTTGTTCTTGACAGGGGCATCAGGGCACCACAGGGCTGGATTTGCCTGACCTGCCTTCTTGGAAATTCATTCCACATGGTCTGCTTGGAAGAGAATCTAGAATTCCACACAATAAATCCAGTCTAGACCCCTGAGTAGACATTCCTGGCAGTTGCTGAGTGTCTTGTTGCTCAGATCTATGAAACCCAGGTCCTGATCTGTCACTCCAGAGTACTGGCCTACAGCCATATGCACATACTGGGATGTCTCCATTACTCCCTGTGTGTCTCTGACTGAGACTTTTGACAAGGAAGACCTGTCAGTGGCATTTTAAACAGTTTTATGGCCATGGCCACATAAAGAGTACTGTGTTGTAGTCTTTCACTGAGACCTCAAGTTAGCTGTGTGGGGATGTGCCATTGCCTTTGGTCCTGTTGGTAGGACTGGAAAGACAGAGTTCATGAGTTGTACAAAGCCACCATTGTTAGCAGCAGAGTCTACAGCGTAGCCAGCAGTGCTCAGTGTTAATGCTGGGCTGCCAGCTGCTAGGGCTTCCCAAGATCTTAAGCCAGGCCTCGACCCATCCCAGGTACTTCCGGAACCTGTGCTCAGACGACACCCCCATGGTGCGGCGGGCCGCAGCCTCCAAGCTGGGGGAGTTTGCCAAGGTCCTGGAACTGGACAATGTCAAGAGTGAGATCATTCCCATGTTCTCTAACCTGGCCTCTGACGAGCAGGTGAGTCAGTCCCCAGCTTTCACCATGCCCTTACTTGCTGAGGCAAGGGTCCCTCAGCTCAGTAGGCCTCTGCGACCCTAAGCCACCCCATTCTCCCTAGGACTCGGTGCGGCTGCTGGCAGTGGAGGCATGTGTGAACATTGCCCAGCTTCTACCCCAGGAGGACCTGGAGGCCTTAGTGATGCCCACCTTGCGCCAGGCTGCTGAAGATAAGTCCTGGCGTGTCCgctacatggtggctgacaaGTTCACAGAGGTAGGTTGGTATGGTTCCACAGGAGGGTACACTGAGGTTCTCTGAGGGGAGGAGTGAGCCATATGTGGGAGCTGGCACCACAGTCCtcaattttaataaacattccaTTGATCTCTCAGAACCAACCCTGGATGCATGAATGGCAACTGAGAGTGCAAAGATAAAAATGATTCTGAAGCCAAGTTCTAACTCTGTGAAAGCATATTCCCTGACCTCAAAACTTCCTTAAGATACAGTCCAAGATTTAGTTGTCAGAGTAATGCCACAAACTATACAGAACAGGGACAAGATCAAAATTTCCTTACCTGACAGCATGCCTCCACCTGCTGTCTTTACCCCTCAGTGTTGAGAGTTGATCCTAGAGCTTGGCCCATTTgacccatgctaggcaagtgctctactgctaTGCTCTAATTCCAGGCCCGTAGTTATTTTCAGTGCCTTTGGTGGAGGTTCTGCAGTCGGTGAATTACACACATACATTGCCTTCAAGGAGCAGGCTAAAGGTCAGCCTCAGTAGAAAGTGCTGATGGAATGTGCTGTTCTCTGTGCCTCATGGCATTGAGAGGAGGAGGTTGTGCTCCAGCTGGTTGTGAGGATGAGGAAGTGGCATCTAGATAGGAGCTGTATCCCAACAAGACAGCCTGTGCAGAGGTGAGAGACAGAATGAGCAGGGATCCTGGGATTCAGCGAGAGAAGGGACAAAAGTGATGGACAAGAGCTCTCCCTCGTGATGATTATTGGGGTCTGCTGGAAGGCTCCGCCCTAAGGACTGCTTTTGTGGGCACAGTGAAGTTGTTTGACGCTTGGCCTTGCAAGAAATCTGTGTGCCTGAAGGGCTTAGTACCATAGTAAAAGCAAGAGAGTTAgtctcctgctccttcctctcagaGGGAAGCAGGCTTATGCTAGGCCTTGGAAGATGGGATCCTTGTGCTATGGAAATGACAATCTGCCCATGGCCAACCGCAAACATGTTCTTAAATAAAAGGTGTAGTATGTACCCAAGATAATATGAGATCCTGCAGGATTTTTACTTACTTACTCTCTTGGTAGTAATGAGTCATCCTGCTTCTAACTGATCTTTGAAGCAGGTTGAAGCAGACCCACATATATGCTTTTTTTCTAGATCCTCGAGACTGGTAGGGTTCCTGTATCTTCTAACTccctcttatttctttttcttctttttatttttatttttttggtttttcaagacagggtttcttgtagctttggagcctgtcctggaactagctcttgaacttaatggagatccgcctgcctctgcctccccagtgctgggattaaaggtgtgcgccaccaccgcccggccctcttaTCAAATATGCTTATATTTTCTTGTCAGATGAAAGTGGGAGCCACCTACTGTAGTTAATGGAAAATCCAACCCAAGTAACCTGAATTAAATGGAAAACATACAGTAGTACATGTCCTAGaaccttccttctgtttctgaggAAGCCAGAGTTCAGGGAGGTGATGACTTCACCCATGATCATGTTGTGGTGCTGGTATTAAGTCCCCAGTGCTGTGTCTTAGTTTCGTCCTGGTGCCTTCACCTCAATTTTTGCCTTGTTAGCTCTGAGCAGCTGCCAGACTCTCAGTGTTGCCCTCCTCTTTATGTACAGCTCCAGAAAGCAGTGGGGCCTGAGATCACTAAAACAGATCTAGTACCTGCCTTCCAGAACCTGATGAAGGACTGTGAGGCTGAGGTGAGGGCCGCGGCCTCCCACAAGGTCAAAGGTTGGTGCTGGCAATCAGAACCTAGCTGGGGGATGTCTGAGAGGCAGAAGTGGGACTGGGCCATCAAGTCTAACCAgcacctttctgtctctgcccacaGAGTTCTGTGAGAATCTCTCAGCTGACTGTCGGGAGAATGTGATCATGACCCAGATCTTGCCCTGCATCAAGGTAATGGAGTGCTTGGTTGTAGGATTTGAGACTTCCAGAGAGGGGTGCAGATTTGGTTTTGAGTATATTCAGAGCCAAGCTAGGTTTGCATCCTTTTGGGACACACAGTAACTGGGTTTAACAGTCCTGGGTTTGGCTGTAGGCAAAATCTGAGGGTTGCAACTGACCCTAAGATCTAAGGGATGTGTTGGCCTTCAAAGGCCACTGAGTTCTCTCATCCACAGATCTTGTGGAATGGGGCAGTGGCTGCTGGAAGCAGGGCTCACATAACAAGCAAGGGAGGACTTGTGAATACATGCAGTGCGTTCCTGAGCTGCCCTGATTGTGTTAAAAGTAGGAGAGTGTCGTCTCCTCAGGCCATCAGGGCTGAGGTATGTGTAGCCACTTCCCACTAAAGGGATTTTTCTGAccctgggcttcctccttccttctcgtCTCTAGGAGCTCGTTTCAGATGCCAACCAACACGTCAAATCAGCACTGGCTTCAGTCATCATGGGCCTCTCTCCCATTCTTGGCAAAGACAACACCATCGAACACCTCTTGCCACTCTTCTTGGCTCAGCTCAAGGATGAGGTGAGAGCACCAGGAATGTTTTCAGCACTTTGCAGAGATGGTAGTCTACTGTTCACCCAGTTTTCCAAGAATGTTTAGAATCTTGGCACCAGACACCACACTTCATACTCCTGCTAGATGACAGGCAAAAAAGTGTCTGCTTTTTCGCTCACTCTTGTTAGATAGTGCTTCATGTCCCCTTAACTTCATACTCATCCTTTCCCCAAGTATTGAGAAGATGAACAAAGACCAAGACAGTGGTGATCCTCAGGGACGCACAGAGTATGCCAGTGGAGAGGAACAGATGTGTAACCCATCCCATAGCTCCATTTAGACACTGTGGGTACCGGGAGAGGTACGCCATGATTTTTAGTTCATGTACCAGAGACCCTAATACAGTGCCATAGAAAGTTATGATTCCTCTCACATTATTCCAACTGGTCCTGTGATGAGGGATTAACTTTGCGGCCTGGCTTTCGCAGTCTGAAGTCACAGCTGTAATCTTACTGAATCCCACTGAAGAGtttggctctagcttgtgtcttcTATGTGTTCCATTGACCATAGCCAGTCAggtcaccatacctggctgtgCAGGTGACCTAGACCACAGGACCAAAGAGGTCACTGTGGTGACAGCTCAGGGAATTGGATTTGAATCTGTAGGCAAGTGCTGTAGCTGCAAGAGATCCTTTTGTTAAGAAAGTGtagggagagatgagagagaaccAGAGCTCTTGGATGCATGCCAGCCCGGAGTGCTGCTTTccattcaaattctttttttttggaggcagggtttttctgtttagctctggctgtcctgaaactagctttgtagaccaggctggcctcaaactcatggagatccacctgcctctgcctccttagtgctggggattaaaggcgtgagccaccacttcctgg is part of the Arvicola amphibius chromosome 8, mArvAmp1.2, whole genome shotgun sequence genome and encodes:
- the Ppp2r1a gene encoding serine/threonine-protein phosphatase 2A 65 kDa regulatory subunit A alpha isoform; the encoded protein is MAAADGDDSLYPIAVLIDELRNEDVQLRLNSIKKLSTIALALGVERTRSELLPFLTDTIYDEDEVLLALAEQLGTFTTLVGGPEYVHCLLPPLESLATVEETVVRDKAVESLRAISHEHSPSDLEAHFVPLVKRLAGGDWFTSRTSACGLFSVCYPRVSSAVKAELRQYFRNLCSDDTPMVRRAAASKLGEFAKVLELDNVKSEIIPMFSNLASDEQDSVRLLAVEACVNIAQLLPQEDLEALVMPTLRQAAEDKSWRVRYMVADKFTELQKAVGPEITKTDLVPAFQNLMKDCEAEVRAAASHKVKEFCENLSADCRENVIMTQILPCIKELVSDANQHVKSALASVIMGLSPILGKDNTIEHLLPLFLAQLKDECPEVRLNIISNLDCVNEVIGIRQLSQSLLPAIVELAEDAKWRVRLAIIEYMPLLAGQLGVEFFDEKLNSLCMAWLVDHVYAIREAATSNLKKLVEKFGKEWAHATIIPKVLAMSGDPNYLHRMTTLFCINVLSEVCGQDITTKHMLPTVLRMAGDPVANVRFNVAKSLQKIGPILDNSTLQSEVKPILEKLTQDQDVDVKYFAQEALTVLSLA